One window of Neosynechococcus sphagnicola sy1 genomic DNA carries:
- the nagA gene encoding N-acetylglucosamine-6-phosphate deacetylase has translation MLGEIGFPWGGLDLQINGALGLAFPDLTAMTGEKLPEICRFLWHHGIDAFLPTLVTTSLEKIHQALAVIAPLVNQPPMAGMAQILGVHLEGPCLNPERRGAHPPEYLLPLTLETVQAVLGTNAAIVKIITLAPELDPTGTVIPQLRSQGMIVSLGHSQATAAQANQAFQLGASMVTHCFNAMPPLHHREPGLLGAAILDPEISCGLIADGQHVTPMMIDLLLRANASDQGLFLVSDALAPLGLPDGIYPWDSRQIEVKQGTARLPDGTLAGTTLPLLVGVQNLVGWGICGVERAIALATQAPRRAMGQAGLAVGQPAHFLRWHLDAITNALSWKRLEMVAPVP, from the coding sequence ATGTTGGGGGAGATTGGATTTCCCTGGGGGGGGTTGGATCTACAAATTAATGGAGCCTTGGGACTGGCCTTTCCTGATCTGACGGCAATGACTGGGGAAAAACTACCGGAAATTTGCCGATTTCTTTGGCACCATGGGATTGATGCCTTCTTACCCACCCTGGTGACGACATCCCTTGAGAAAATCCATCAGGCATTAGCGGTGATTGCCCCTCTGGTCAACCAACCCCCCATGGCTGGTATGGCCCAAATCTTAGGGGTTCATCTGGAAGGCCCTTGCCTCAATCCTGAGAGGCGGGGGGCCCATCCACCGGAGTATTTACTGCCACTGACTTTAGAAACCGTGCAGGCTGTTCTGGGAACCAACGCTGCCATCGTCAAGATCATCACCCTGGCACCGGAGCTAGACCCGACAGGCACGGTGATTCCCCAGCTGCGATCTCAGGGAATGATTGTCAGTCTCGGACATTCTCAAGCCACGGCTGCCCAGGCAAATCAAGCCTTTCAACTGGGAGCTTCGATGGTGACCCATTGTTTTAATGCTATGCCACCCTTGCATCATCGAGAACCTGGGCTGTTGGGGGCGGCGATTCTGGATCCAGAGATTAGTTGTGGTTTGATTGCCGATGGTCAGCATGTGACGCCGATGATGATCGATCTCTTACTCCGAGCCAACGCCTCTGACCAGGGTCTGTTCCTTGTGAGTGATGCCCTCGCTCCCCTAGGACTGCCGGATGGGATTTATCCCTGGGACAGTCGCCAAATTGAGGTGAAGCAGGGAACGGCTCGACTACCCGACGGCACACTAGCGGGTACGACATTGCCCCTCTTGGTTGGGGTGCAGAACCTTGTGGGATGGGGAATCTGTGGGGTTGAGCGGGCGATCGCCCTGGCAACTCAGGCCCCGAGACGGGCGATGGGACAAGCTGGTCTAGCGGTGGGGCAACCCGCCCACTTTCTACGCTGGCATCTGGATGCCATAACTAATGCTCTTTCCTGGAAACGGTTAGAAATGGTTGCTCCAGTCCCGTGA
- the larC gene encoding nickel pincer cofactor biosynthesis protein LarC codes for MTKLAYFECPTGIAGDMCLGALVHAGVPLEYLIAQLSSLGITDEYHLWAERVHRNGQEATKVHVDLTPGADHADHLGAVHDSPLPHARHLPEIAAIIRRAHLPPRAEAWSLEVFDQLAAAEGAVHGIAPEKVHFHEVGATDAIVDIVGTCLGLDWLGIDQIYCSALPTGGGTVKAAHGQLPVPTPAVLKLWEMRQVPVYSNGIARELVTPTGAAIATTLAISFGSPPGMALQTLGLGAGSHSLSLPNILRLWIGNPCEGSATLAPDTETIAVLATQIDDLSPQAIAYACEHLFAAGAVDVFSQAIAMKKSRMGVLLTVICPPEQITACETVLFQETSTLGIRRSLQQRRVLQRSIQTVETAYGKVGIKTCWHCYGCDGRRLVGDHHQRAA; via the coding sequence ATGACCAAGCTAGCCTATTTTGAGTGTCCAACTGGGATTGCCGGCGACATGTGTCTGGGGGCACTGGTTCACGCGGGAGTACCCTTAGAATACCTGATTGCACAACTCAGCTCCCTGGGGATCACGGACGAGTATCATCTCTGGGCAGAGCGAGTGCATCGGAATGGGCAGGAAGCCACCAAGGTTCATGTTGATCTGACCCCAGGGGCGGATCACGCGGATCACTTGGGAGCGGTACATGATTCCCCTCTGCCCCATGCCCGACACCTGCCAGAAATTGCCGCGATCATCCGGCGGGCTCACTTACCTCCTCGGGCTGAAGCTTGGAGTCTGGAGGTTTTTGACCAACTCGCAGCGGCGGAGGGGGCGGTGCATGGGATTGCGCCGGAAAAAGTCCACTTCCATGAAGTCGGGGCAACCGATGCCATTGTAGATATTGTCGGTACCTGTCTGGGTCTGGATTGGTTGGGGATCGATCAAATTTACTGCTCCGCCTTGCCTACGGGGGGCGGCACGGTGAAAGCAGCCCACGGGCAACTGCCAGTGCCCACTCCGGCGGTGCTGAAGCTCTGGGAGATGCGCCAGGTGCCAGTTTATAGCAATGGGATTGCCAGGGAATTGGTCACCCCTACGGGGGCGGCGATCGCGACCACGTTAGCAATCAGCTTTGGCTCTCCCCCAGGGATGGCGCTGCAAACCCTGGGCTTGGGAGCTGGTTCCCATTCTCTATCGCTGCCAAATATCCTGCGGCTTTGGATTGGTAACCCCTGTGAGGGTTCGGCAACCCTCGCTCCCGACACGGAAACCATAGCGGTCTTAGCCACTCAGATTGATGATCTGTCTCCCCAAGCGATCGCCTATGCCTGTGAGCATTTGTTCGCGGCGGGAGCGGTGGATGTGTTTTCCCAGGCGATCGCCATGAAGAAGTCTCGCATGGGGGTGTTGCTGACGGTGATCTGTCCACCGGAGCAGATTACTGCTTGTGAAACCGTGCTGTTTCAAGAGACGAGCACCCTGGGAATCCGGCGATCGCTGCAACAGCGAAGGGTACTCCAGCGCTCGATCCAAACCGTAGAAACGGCCTATGGTAAGGTTGGGATTAAAACTTGCTGGCATTGCTACGGATGCGATGGCCGAAGGCTGGTCGGAGACCATCACCAACGTGCAGCCTGA
- the pcrA gene encoding DNA helicase PcrA: MNPPPTDFLNHLNPSQRQAVEHFCGPLLVIAGAGSGKTRALTYRIANLVLTHRVDPENILAVTFTNKAAREMKERIEKLFAEQESLRSQGQSLESLSLSEQTRLRSQVYKTITKPLWIGTFHALCSRILRFDIEKFQDEKGRTWKQNFSIFDEPDVQSLIKDIVVNQLNLDDKKFDPKSVRYAISGAKNKGETPQVFEQNQPNFRGRVIADVYSRYQEALAANNALDFDDLIWVPVQLFQQNQLVLDYWHRRFRHILVDEYQDTNRTQYDLIRLLTTNGVETDAFEDWQHRSIFVVGDADQSIYSFRAADFTILMGFQSDFGDGLADDDTRTMVKLEENYRSTENILQVANHLIENNTQRIDKILRATRGSGEAIFCYRADHELDEANFVVDQMRKLVQQYPEAIHWGSFAILYRTNAQSRALEESLVQWSIPYSIVGGLRFYDRKEIKDAIAYVRAIANPADTVSLLRVINTPRRGIGKTTIEALVGAAQQLGVPLWEILLDETSVKTLAGRSAKGVMSFVQLLLKWQGQIATAAASEIVRGMMEDTGYVADLKAQGTEESEDRLQNVLELYNAVLQFEEEHEDATLLTFLASATLASDLDSLQEGEARVSLMTLHSSKGLEFPVVFLVGMEQGLFPNYRSLQDPAALEEERRLCYVGITRAQERLFITHAQERRLWGSREAAIPSQFLQELPRDLVESNVPRAVFKGGSRAATPAQRPSPSSSPRPSRRLPTSRQIWTVGDRLVHDSFGAGQVTHIFGSGDKLCLAIKFAGVGQKIIDPKLTALHRVEN; encoded by the coding sequence ATGAATCCTCCTCCAACCGATTTCCTAAATCACCTCAATCCATCTCAGCGGCAGGCTGTGGAGCATTTCTGTGGCCCTTTGCTGGTGATCGCGGGAGCGGGTTCTGGCAAAACCAGAGCCTTAACCTATCGGATTGCCAATCTGGTACTCACCCACCGCGTTGACCCTGAAAATATCCTGGCGGTGACGTTTACCAATAAAGCGGCACGGGAAATGAAGGAGCGGATTGAAAAACTGTTTGCTGAACAGGAGTCCCTGCGATCCCAAGGTCAGTCCTTAGAGTCCCTGTCCCTTAGTGAACAAACGCGATTGCGATCGCAGGTCTATAAAACGATTACGAAACCCCTGTGGATTGGCACCTTTCACGCTCTCTGTTCTCGGATTCTCCGGTTTGATATCGAAAAATTTCAAGATGAAAAGGGACGTACCTGGAAGCAAAACTTTTCCATCTTTGATGAACCAGATGTTCAAAGCTTGATTAAAGATATTGTCGTTAATCAATTAAATCTCGACGATAAAAAGTTTGATCCTAAAAGTGTTCGCTATGCCATCAGCGGAGCCAAAAATAAAGGCGAGACACCGCAAGTCTTTGAGCAGAACCAGCCCAATTTTCGCGGACGGGTAATTGCCGATGTCTATTCCCGTTACCAGGAAGCGCTGGCCGCCAATAACGCCCTCGACTTTGATGATCTGATCTGGGTGCCGGTACAGTTATTTCAGCAAAATCAGCTGGTGCTGGATTACTGGCATCGTCGTTTCCGTCATATTTTAGTCGATGAGTATCAGGATACAAACCGTACCCAATACGATCTGATTCGGTTGTTGACCACCAACGGCGTGGAAACGGATGCGTTTGAAGACTGGCAGCACCGTTCCATCTTTGTGGTCGGCGATGCCGATCAATCGATTTACTCCTTCCGAGCTGCTGACTTTACGATCTTGATGGGGTTTCAATCTGACTTTGGGGACGGTCTTGCGGACGACGATACCCGCACCATGGTGAAGCTGGAAGAAAATTATCGCTCAACAGAAAACATTCTTCAGGTTGCCAATCACCTAATTGAAAATAATACCCAACGGATAGATAAGATCCTCAGAGCAACGCGGGGTTCGGGAGAGGCAATTTTTTGCTATCGCGCCGATCATGAACTCGACGAAGCTAACTTTGTCGTTGACCAAATGCGGAAGCTGGTGCAACAGTATCCCGAAGCGATTCATTGGGGTAGTTTTGCCATTCTTTACCGCACCAATGCCCAATCCCGAGCCTTGGAAGAAAGCCTGGTGCAATGGAGCATTCCCTACAGCATTGTCGGGGGACTGCGATTCTATGACCGCAAAGAAATTAAAGATGCCATTGCCTATGTGCGGGCGATCGCCAATCCGGCGGATACGGTCAGTCTCTTGCGCGTGATTAACACTCCTCGACGGGGGATTGGCAAAACTACGATTGAGGCACTGGTGGGTGCGGCCCAACAACTGGGGGTGCCGCTGTGGGAAATTTTACTGGATGAAACCTCGGTGAAAACCTTGGCAGGACGTTCCGCTAAAGGGGTGATGAGTTTTGTCCAATTGCTCCTGAAGTGGCAGGGGCAGATCGCCACTGCTGCGGCCTCTGAAATTGTCCGGGGGATGATGGAAGACACAGGCTATGTTGCCGATTTAAAAGCTCAGGGCACTGAAGAGTCTGAGGATCGGCTGCAAAACGTCCTGGAACTCTACAATGCGGTGCTGCAATTTGAAGAAGAGCATGAAGATGCGACGCTACTAACCTTCCTCGCCAGTGCCACCCTCGCCTCTGATCTCGATAGTTTGCAGGAGGGTGAAGCGCGGGTTTCATTAATGACCCTGCACTCATCAAAGGGGTTAGAATTCCCCGTGGTTTTTCTCGTAGGCATGGAACAGGGGCTATTCCCTAACTATCGCTCTTTGCAAGATCCCGCAGCCCTGGAAGAAGAACGTCGCCTCTGTTATGTCGGCATTACCCGTGCCCAGGAACGGCTGTTTATTACCCATGCCCAGGAACGACGGCTCTGGGGTTCCCGAGAAGCCGCCATTCCTTCCCAGTTTTTGCAAGAGTTGCCCAGAGATTTAGTGGAGAGTAATGTCCCCCGTGCCGTTTTCAAAGGGGGATCGCGGGCGGCTACCCCGGCTCAACGTCCCTCTCCATCCTCTAGCCCGCGTCCCAGCCGTCGCCTCCCCACCTCACGACAAATCTGGACTGTGGGCGATCGCCTGGTTCACGATAGCTTTGGAGCCGGACAGGTAACCCACATTTTTGGCAGCGGCGATAAACTCTGTCTGGCGATCAAGTTTGCCGGGGTAGGACAGAAGATTATTGATCCGAAACTTACGGCCTTACATCGGGTTGAGAATTAA